A stretch of Lathyrus oleraceus cultivar Zhongwan6 chromosome 6, CAAS_Psat_ZW6_1.0, whole genome shotgun sequence DNA encodes these proteins:
- the LOC127096077 gene encoding uncharacterized protein LOC127096077, with protein sequence MVREEIPKLECEPQLHEAVVKHMIHIPCSTINRKSPCMKDEHCKKRNPKQFLDETRQGTNSYSEYRGRFDESISLGRDRSVDNRWVVPYNPWLLLKYDSHINVEICSSIKSIKYLYKYVYNSSDHVAMEVHKGSCMDEVQQYVDARWICAPEAFWKIFRFTLYRLYPSIKRLQTHLSNRHQVRFYDHHQIGDVLNNERNSKTMLTQFFALNLRDPLARNYLYREIPEHYCLNKRDMEWHRRRSTRKVIGRIYTVSPSEGEKFYLRLLLSYVTGTTSWEYLLKNNGTTFNIFKKSVEDWGFLETDHSIRDCLVKAMSL encoded by the coding sequence ATGGTAAGAGAAGAAATACCTAAATTAGAATGTGAACCACAGTTGCATGAAGCTGTTGTAAAACATATGATCCATATACCTTGCAGCACAATCAACCGAAAGTCTCCATGTATGAAAGACGAACATTGTAAAAAAAGGAATCCCAAACAATTCTTGGATGAAACACGTCAAGGAACTAACTCATATTCTGAGTATAGAGGAAGGTTTGATGAATCTATATCGTTAGGTAGAGATAGGTCTGTTGATAATAGATGGGTGGTTCCTTATAACCCTTGGTTACTATTAAAGTATGATTCTCACATCAATGTAGAGATTTGTAGTAGCATTAAAAGTATCAAGTATCTATATAAATATGTGTACAATAGCTCTGATCATGTGGCTATGGAGGTTCATAAAGGATCATGCATGGATGAAGTCCAACAATATGTTGATGCAAGATGGATTTGTGCTCCCGAGGCATTTTGGAAAATATTTCGATTCACGCTTTATCGATTATATCCTTCGATTAAAAGATTGCAGACCCACTTGTCGAACCGCCATCAAGTGCGCTTTTATGATCATCATCAAATTGGAGACGTGTTAAATAATGAACGCAACTCCAAAACAATGCTCACACAATTCTTTGCACTGAATCTACGAGATCCACTAGCAAGAAATTATCTGTATAGAGAGATTCCAGAGCATTATTGTTTGAACAAGCGGGACATGGAATGGCATCGTAGGCGGTCAACTAGAAAAGTTATCGGGAGAATCTATACGGTATCACCTTCGGAGGGAGAAAAGTTTTACTTGCGACTGTTGTTATCTTATGTCACAGGTACAACCAGTTGGGAATATCTTCTTAAAAATAATGGCACGACTTTCAATATATTCAAAAAATCAGTCGAGGATTGGGGATTTCTAGAGACTGATCATAGTATTCGTGATTGTTTGGTTAAGGCTATGAGTCTCTGA